A region of Pseudomonas sp. Marseille-Q3773 DNA encodes the following proteins:
- a CDS encoding ATP-binding protein, whose translation MNNSIFLRIYGGMLAVLVLVALLGALSLHLVNEVRAAQHRERLAQGTFSLMADNLALQNDTERKRSLLIWERLLGVPLALQPTTAHPLDGGQRARLGRGLVVVEKTGPHAARILRKVGQQDLLLVAEVKQVSEQLARATLYLLADELVRYPVTEQQQRLEQLKRDKGFGFGVALQRIERVSLDDDQRRRVEEGDTVMALGKDGDSIRVFAGLAGSPWVLEIGPLYQLNPYPPQLLILIAFLGLCLIGLVVYLLVRQLERRVSGLEVAATRIAQGSLDTRVPTDDADSVGRLAAAFNGMAEHLQRSLTMQRELVRAVSHELRTPVARLRFGLEMLENATTEQARAKHLAGMDGDIQDLDKLVDEMLTYARLEQGAPALKFERVDLDALLDRVIEELAPLRVGVRVLRGECHGADAEGAWVEAEPRYLHRALQNLVGNAMRHAEGEVRLSYQLGQQRCRIDVEDDGPGIPEGFWDRIFTPFTRLDDSRTRASGGHGLGLSIVRRIIYWHAGRATVGRSTALGGACFSLNWPRQQPPV comes from the coding sequence ATGAACAACTCGATCTTCCTGCGCATCTACGGCGGCATGCTGGCCGTGCTGGTGCTGGTGGCCCTGCTCGGGGCGCTGAGCCTGCACCTGGTCAACGAGGTGCGTGCCGCCCAGCATCGCGAGCGCCTGGCCCAGGGGACCTTCAGCCTGATGGCCGACAACCTGGCACTGCAGAACGACACCGAGCGCAAGCGCTCACTGCTGATCTGGGAGCGCCTGCTCGGGGTGCCGCTGGCCCTGCAGCCAACCACTGCGCACCCCCTTGATGGCGGCCAACGGGCACGTTTGGGCCGCGGCCTGGTGGTGGTCGAGAAGACCGGCCCGCATGCCGCCCGGATATTGCGCAAGGTTGGCCAGCAGGACTTGCTGCTGGTCGCCGAGGTCAAGCAGGTCAGCGAACAACTGGCGCGGGCCACCCTGTACCTGCTGGCCGACGAGCTGGTGCGTTACCCGGTGACAGAACAGCAGCAGCGCCTGGAACAGCTCAAGCGCGACAAGGGCTTTGGCTTTGGCGTGGCCCTGCAGCGCATCGAGCGGGTAAGCCTGGACGACGACCAGCGGCGCCGGGTCGAGGAGGGCGATACGGTGATGGCGCTGGGCAAGGATGGCGACTCGATCCGTGTGTTCGCCGGCTTGGCCGGTTCGCCCTGGGTCCTGGAAATTGGCCCTTTGTATCAGCTCAACCCGTATCCGCCGCAGTTGCTGATCCTGATCGCCTTCCTCGGCCTGTGCCTGATCGGCCTGGTGGTCTACCTGCTGGTGCGTCAGCTGGAACGGCGCGTTTCCGGCCTGGAAGTGGCTGCCACGCGCATTGCCCAGGGCAGCCTGGACACCCGCGTGCCAACCGATGATGCCGATTCGGTAGGGCGCCTGGCTGCAGCCTTCAATGGAATGGCCGAGCACCTGCAGCGCTCGCTGACCATGCAGCGCGAGCTGGTGCGCGCGGTTTCCCATGAGCTGCGCACGCCGGTGGCACGCCTGCGCTTTGGCCTGGAGATGCTCGAAAATGCCACCACCGAGCAGGCCCGGGCCAAGCATCTGGCGGGCATGGACGGGGATATCCAGGACCTCGACAAGCTGGTCGACGAGATGCTCACCTACGCCCGCCTGGAGCAGGGCGCGCCTGCGTTGAAGTTCGAGCGGGTTGACCTCGATGCCTTGCTCGACCGGGTGATCGAGGAGCTGGCACCACTGCGCGTGGGGGTACGCGTGCTACGCGGTGAATGCCACGGCGCCGATGCCGAAGGTGCCTGGGTCGAGGCCGAGCCGCGTTACCTGCACCGGGCCCTGCAGAACCTGGTAGGCAACGCCATGCGCCATGCCGAGGGCGAGGTGCGCCTGAGCTACCAGCTGGGGCAACAGCGCTGCCGCATCGATGTCGAGGACGACGGCCCGGGGATTCCGGAGGGCTTCTGGGACCGCATCTTCACGCCGTTCACCCGGCTCGATGACAGCCGTACCCGGGCCTCGGGCGGGCATGGCCTGGGCCTGTCGATCGTCCGCCGCATCATTTACTGGCACGCCGGCCGGGCCACGGTTGGGCGCAGTACCGCGCTGGGCGGTGCCTGCTTCAGCCTGAACTGGCCACGCCAGCAGCCACCCGTGTAG